GATACGGTTGAGCACCGTGGCGGTGACGTTTCTGGCATCGAGCGCAGGATCCCAAAGCAACTCCTGATCCACGTCATGCTTGAGTTCCAGATCTGATTTCATCGGTATCTCCTGCCGCTGTACGCCAGCTATGCGCCCTTCGTCGTGCGCGATGCGCGCCGTGAATGCGAAAGGATCCGGGAACGGATGCGTGAACCATAGTCCCGCGCCAGCGACTTCCGGTTGACTCAGGTCAAGCGCGATCGGACCACATCACCGGCATGCGCTGCGTTGCGCCGTTCGCTCGCCGCAGCCACGCCGGGATTGATGCACGTCAACCGGCCGCAAGACCCCGCGCCTATGCTGAGCAAAACCCCAGCGCCTATGACTGAAACAGTCACGGCAAGGCGATGCGGACGATCCGGTTCGACGGATGATCGGAGTGTCGTTGGCGAAGCGCACAAGGCCGGCGTGCATATCGGTCTGTGCGGGCAGGCGCCGCGACGAAACCAAAGAGGCTGCCGACCATGCCGGAAATCGTGACGATCACGCTCAACCCCGCCGTCGATGTCGCGACATCGATCGAACGGGTGGTTGATACTCGCAAGTTGAGATGCAGCGCCGCGCGGCGTGATCCGGGCGGCGGCGGGATCAACGTCGCGCGCGTCATACAGCGTCTTGGCGGCGACTGTTCAGCCTTCTATCTCGCGGGCGGCGCAACCGGCCAGATGCTGAGACGGCTGCTGGACGCCGAAGCGTTCACAGGCGTCTGTATTGAGATCGCCGGGGAAACGCGCGAGAATTTCTCGGTCCACGAGCAGTCCACCGGTCTGGAATACCGCTTCGTGCTGCCGGGTCCGACGCTCGCCGCGTTCGAATGGCAACGCTGCATCAACGAGGTCACCGCACTGAAAGCACCACCGCGCTATCTGGTGATGAGCGGCAGCCTGCCTCCCGGTGCGCCGGCCGACATTTACGCGCAGCTCGCCCGCCTTGCCTGCGCTCAGGAAACGCGGGTCGTGCTCGACACATCGGGCCCGGCGCTCGACGCGGCGCTCGCAGCAGGGGTCTGGCTCGTCAAGCCCAGCCTGAACGAGTTGCGCGATCTCACGGGCCGGCCGCTGGTCGAAGAAGCCGAATGGATTGCCGCTGCGCAGGACATCGTGCGATCCGGCCATGCCCGGATCGTCGCGCTGACGCTCGGCGAGCAAGGCGCGCTGCTGGTTACGGCGGACCGCTGCTTGCGGGCGGCGGGATTGCCGGTGAAAGTGTCCAGTTCGATCGGTGCCGGCGACAGCTTTGTCGGTGCGCTAATCTGGGCTCTG
This genomic stretch from Paraburkholderia dioscoreae harbors:
- a CDS encoding 1-phosphofructokinase family hexose kinase, which produces MPEIVTITLNPAVDVATSIERVVDTRKLRCSAARRDPGGGGINVARVIQRLGGDCSAFYLAGGATGQMLRRLLDAEAFTGVCIEIAGETRENFSVHEQSTGLEYRFVLPGPTLAAFEWQRCINEVTALKAPPRYLVMSGSLPPGAPADIYAQLARLACAQETRVVLDTSGPALDAALAAGVWLVKPSLNELRDLTGRPLVEEAEWIAAAQDIVRSGHARIVALTLGEQGALLVTADRCLRAAGLPVKVSSSIGAGDSFVGALIWALNRGAGIDEAFRYGMAAASATLLGAGTALCERGEIERLYREISIR